In Glycine soja cultivar W05 chromosome 10, ASM419377v2, whole genome shotgun sequence, the genomic stretch GATAATCGCTTCAGCTGTGTTTGTGTGCAAAATTTTATtacttagtttcactttgattttGGCAAGGAAGAAATGTAACAAAGGCTGAAGAAGGTTATGTATAGTTAGGAGGAATAGTGACATTTTGTTTCATCTTGTATCCTGATTCCTAAGTTCTCGAGTTTGTATAGTGTACGTATTCggtatttcttttataaagacgtgaattaaattttatttatggcaTGCATGGCGCTTATGTAAAATGATGATTTTGTACATAATTATTTTGTGTATtgcacaaattaaaatatagctAAAATTGGACTGGCCAGTGAAATAGgatgaaaatgagagaaataggAGGAAAGGGAAGATATGTTAATAAATTTGACTGTGTTTAAGTTGTTTGGTTGAGTGAAAAAAGGTTgcataattttgaaaagaaaaaaaaagtgagactaTGTGACATTAACAATTTGTTTTGTTGCTGTAAAATAGGAAGGAGAAAAGAGGAATAGGAGGGAAGAAACGAGAAGTTAGTAGATTTGAGTTGTTTGatttagtgaaaaaaatgatggataattttgaagaaaaaaaagttgatcaGGTGCCAAcatttcatcttaaaaaatgagtggaaaaaataaaagaaatagtaaTTGCTCAAATATTTACCAAAGTTACCTCTCGTGGTAGACCTCCATTTTGTTTCTCTTCAATGCCTTGGTGAGATAATGTTCTTCTAAATTCATGTTAGTtatgttgagtttttttttttttgtacaataagaaaaaatatagaatcAAAACAAGAAATTAGATTACTGTGGCTAAACGTCAAGAACATCTAAAGGAGGTATTACAAACTGCTAAAGCTGGAGGAGTCTTGGAACCTCAcgattaaaaaattgaagaaaaaaaaacatgttaataaTGTAAGGGTACACCAATAAATTtatctataataaatattttttttccttttcttgtctaaacaacttttatttaaatatttatcttctaCCCTATTATATTTTACCTCAATCAAACTTTTATTCCCTTTCATTTTCTGACTTTCTTTCTTCATAACCAAACATAATATATTGCTAGTATCATTCTATTACATATTGTTATGTATaagaaaatagttaaattttataataattgcattaaattttattttaaagatgatTTTTGATTGGTtggtaatataaaaaaaatacaatgataatgatttgtcaattaatttttttatattgataatacaataaagttaaaataatatattttaattttaatccaataattattaattttaaaaataataattgattattgaaaataattaattataagttaaCATGACTTTATCTATATCAATAAATAGAGGGAATGTATCACTATTTTTTTCTCCACATTTTCTATACAATTTTAtcctttaattaaaaacaaaaaccaaatagcCACCCAACAATCACACTCATTTTTCTACTCTGACgccattttattattcattcatATATTAACATTAATATCAATTAGGCTCTCTCACCCTCCATTCCAATTACTATTAGATTCTGCTTccatccttttttattttttctctacaccttcttcttcttcttcacttcctctttACTGTTTGTTACTTCAATTTAGTGATTTGTTCTTTTTGGATTCAATTGAGGAAAAAATTGTGTGGTTTGAGCAATGGATGTTAAAGTTGCACAGAGGTTATAACTTTCAGCAGTGGTTCAACCTGAAAGGATTGGGAGAAGACCACCCAACAGATGTCGTTTGGGTGTGTCTCGGGAACCGCAGAGCCTTCGGGTTTTTGTTTCGTCAACGATGATGCGCCGCAGAACAAACACTTTGGAGGTTTCCTGTTCTTACGATAACATTTCAGGTTCCTaatctatatataatttttcctGTGCTGGTGTTGTTGTATTTCGTTCGTGCTGCTTTCCACTCCCTTTTGTTGTTGACGTATCATTttgctttattattattattatttattatttaattttgatgaaagGGTTGTTAGTTCTGAGCTATATATGTCTTTCAAACAAAATGAAGGATTGGTAATTGCGGTAAGAAGGTATAATGAAGTAATGAATCATACTTTgtgtaattttgtgtttttctgtaacatttttttttcatcttcttatttttctcttctccttctttaactttttctttcatGTATAGTTGTTTCTTGTGTAAATTTGGATTACATAATGTTTACATATTCATTTTGATAACATTTGGAAGGATGGAATTGAAGGTAACACACAACATAGAAAAGATGTGATTATAATTCATGTAACATTATGTTATTGTCTTACATCTAAAGGATTCAAAGTCTTCTTCttgatcttcttttttttctttcttttttataaaaaaaataattcattattgaTTAATTGTTTGAATGTGTTTAAGTCAATAAAACATGAATGTTCCgttatatgtaaaaaaacataaattttttttatctttaagttAATGTATTCCTATAATGACTTTAAcatctaacaaaaaaataaataccatgatatatttctataatttgttaatttcgGATATAAATGTTTAGAAAATGATAACAAACTAAAAAATACTGTCAAAGGAAACAtgatttgaatgattttttttttgttttgcaattacaattataaaaatatttagataatctttattttatacacattttttatttactttatatatttattcatttcttttatttttctcttcaccACATATCCTactttgaaatatataaaaaaaatccttaatacaaagataattaaatatcaaaataaaagatattatatatacattacaaaacatattaaactaaaactaatataCACATCAATTTACatataataagaaatattatttcaatatataaattttagtacaataaatatgataatacaATAGAAATGCAAATACACAATATAACAATACTTATGTTTCCCCTAGCATATATAAAGACGTTCATGATGGAACTCAACCCATAATCTTCCAATTCAGAGGCGTTGCTCAATACATATACAATGTTTAAGGGATTTTCTTCGTGCACCATGAAAACTTCCTTTACACCCAACAATTAAGGTGAATTATCGAATTTGTCcttcacttaaaattaaaaactaccaTCCCCTTCCTCCTTTGCTACTTTTGTTGTCGCTCTCCCTcgatatatcaataaatatgttttataacatATActatcacataattttttttactgcatttaataatataatacattgaaattgataagcatatatatatatatatatatatatatatatatatatattaaaatttagacctgcataaactaatatatgacataattttattatttttttacttgtatAAAGTAGTTAACATAATCATATttacacaaatattataaaGGTTTAATTACTCGTTTGatttttgctaaaaaaatatcaactctTTTTTATTACCTTTTAGTCTtggttacaaaaaaatatttatataaaaaataattagttacaaattatttgctaatattttcttagttaattataattgataatattaatcatattttgatggtaaggattaaaagagaattaaaatataaagtataagattaaaaagaccactttcaaactataagaactaaaaaataattaaaatgcaaattataagaactaaaaagactacttttaaactaaaatgaattaaaaaataattaaaatgtaaattatagggattaaaaaaccactttcaaactataagaactaaaatgtacaaattatgaaactataagaaacaaatgagtaattaaacatattataaaaaaatataactaaatttataaaaaaaacattaaattttttttttaaaaaaaaattttaaaaaaggttaTATGGATTGATTATAATTTGTATAAGTTATACACATTGATTGATAATCCGTAAGATTCATACAGATTGTCAATTCATATGTTTATTACCAAACAGATCTAACTCGcatacactaaaaaaaaaacttacctcTTCCGTCGTTGTACCACGACACTCATCACGGTGATAACCACAAACTATGAATAACATCCGCGACCTCGATCAAACCAGACACAACAACAAGCAAGACCTCAgccgaaaagaaaacaaatatgaagataaaatacaaccaacgaagaagaagaagttaacAAAGGTAATGTtggaaatttaaaaacattattggGTGTAGAAGAAATTCCTACGGGGTACACGAAGAAAATCCCAATGTTCAATATGTTTAATCATTGCCAAGACTAAATCCGTCCAATCCTCATATAATTGGCCCATTTAAAGTGATTTTGTGtcgagtgttgctaggtgcacccaacatttttgttggtgcacccagcacttgAAGTGAAAAGCCCGAAATACCCCtggcttattttttttaaaaaaaatgcgagactctctctctctcccgccCGCGTTccggcttcttcttcctcagctcgatttgttcttcttcttccccacCTCAGCCATTTTCGTCTTCTTCTTGCTCACCTCACCGGCGTTTCCATTTGTCACCATTGTTGTCGTTAAGAGGAGGTTGCCGGGAagaggttcttcttcttctccagcCACCATTGTTGCCATGAAGAGGAGCTTGTTGTGAAGAGGTTGTCGTGAGGTGCATTGAGGAGGTTTCCGTGAAGAGCAACGCCATCATCCACCGTCGAGGGAGCTTCATCACCGTCCACCATCGAGGTAAGCGCCATAACCATGTCTTTTAGTTCATTGTTGCCGGAGTTAGGTTGATCCGCTAGGGTAGTATGTTGATCCATAAGTAGAGACGTTAGTGTACGAATCAATTTGATTTGTAAGaaggaattttaattttaaaaaatgccaAATAGgttataaataatgaaaattatttttattaagatttaGGGTTAGTTGTGAGGCTTTTAGGCTGAAGTAGAGTATGATTGAGTGATGAAAAAAGTTTGAAATCATGTGTTCATTATTTGATGAAGTTTCTCTCAACTTATTTGAGataatgaatatttattaagatatttttgtgGACATAAGCAAGAAGTACTGAAAATGTTAAATTTGTGTTGTTctactatttctattttatgGAGTTGTAGTTAGTGTTTTTTATCCTTTGATGTGTTTTTCccatatttctattttatgatGGTTTTGTTAGTGTGTTCTGTCTTTGATGTTCATTGTACCTAAAAGGGTTTGCTTCCCTAACAATCGCATTCAGTTACTACAATTTATCATAGCCTGAAACTAATAGCTTCAATACCAATAGGAACACAATGAAAATGAGTAGTTTATGGAGCCAAAATAATCACTGATTATTACCTCAAGAAAATCATACAATTGATACATTTCGGTTGGTTTCACCCTCAAACCAATCACACCTAAAACATTGTTGAAAATAGTAGGCTTTTTTGGTTTGTACTATATAATGCATGAGTAGATAACATGTAATTGGATGTGTGCTTTCATGCTCATAGTTGGTTATGTTTTATGGTCAAAAGTTTATGcaataattcatttaaagaGCATGTAATCATGATTTGAAATGAATATTGAGCTTCAATGGaacaaaattaatcatttaaagCAAGAGTGGACAATAGTAGTTGCTGGTAATGCACCAGGACTAGCTCATGCACTTGCACTTTCCCTTTCATTTAACATTATGATTCAATTCGATTGATATAAGCCAGTGATTCATATAAGCCAATGATTTTCACTTTGTGGATGCCTCTTAGTAGATTTGCATCGTCATTTAGGATCTGCAAATCATGGTTTGGACTAGAGGCCTAGGCCGTGCTTTAGGTACGGTTAGTTGTAGAGGTCTGGGGAAAGGTGATCATGATAATTCTGACGATGCTCCCCAGCGTCGAAGACCTACCGCATCCGCACATAGGCAACGAGTACCTATGACTTTTGCGGATGAGGTTGACATACCTGTGACTGAGACTGACGTACCTGTGGTTGAGGTTGACGTACCTGGTCCTGACTTAGCCTCAACTAAGGTTGGCCTAGATGCGGATGAGCTGATGGTAGAAGCTGACATTTAGGACACTGGTGCAAACACTGCTGCAGAGGATGATGCAGACACCATCGCACAAGCTGCTGAGGATGAGCCTGAGGGATTTCCGGGTGGTCCGGGCGACCCATCCATGTTGACCGAGTATGCGGATCACGTTGCAGGCAGCGTATGGATgggagaggtatttataatattgaattttagttagttgttaattatactttatcattgaaatttgttttcctttaaaaGATGATGTTAAAGAATTGTGTGTTCCTTTATACTTCAGTTCAGGAGCGTCCTGAGTTGAAGTTATCCTCTCACCGGAGGAAGGTGCATAGTTTAGGCAGGCATGTCCCTGCCATTGAGAGGCTAGTTACTGGGACAGGACTAAGTCCTCTGATCGTGTGTTCGATAGACACTGGTAATCGGGGACGTTTGTCGTCGTTTGTCGAGCGGTGGCACCGAGAGACTTCTAGTTTCCATCTCCTGTGGGAGAGGTGACGATCACGTTGGACGACGTCGCATTTCTTCTGCATCTGCCTGTGGTTGGCGACTTGCATGCCTTTCAACTCATGCATGTGGATGATGGGATACAGATGCTGGTGGAGTTATTGATGGTCACTGCAGAGGCTACCAGGGCTGAGACAGGACAATATCGTGGACCGTACGTACGCCTGCAATGGGTACATGATATCTATCAGCGTCGATGTCAGGCAGGACATTGGACAGTTGCGGCTCGCGcgtttcttcttcatcttctgggttgcactctttttgctaacaagagtgcaacccatGTTCATATTGTGTTTTTTAGGGCCCTTCGTGACCTCAGTCAGACTGGGAGGTACGCTTGGGGAGTAGCTGGTGCATATGTACGACCACTTGAATGATGCTTCTATCAGCACCAGCCAACAACTTGGTGGTTACATCACGACGTTGCAGGTAACAAACATGTTTTTAATTCATTGAGGTTCAACAATGTTTAACTTGAAATTTGTTTagacttttattattaatttttatgattttcatgtTACCTCTGTAGTGCTGGATATACGAGCACTTTCCCTCAGTCATGGAGTCCACTGCTGATCCGGACTACAACGAGGATTCACCGCGTGCCTGTAGGTGGATTGCTACGAAGAAGACCGTGAAGAGCATACGTACACCGACGTACAGGGAGCGCTTGGACCGACTTCAGATTCCGGATGTCTGTTGGATCCCATATGGGGAGCACCGATCGGTCCGGGACTTCCATATGATTTCATGTTATTCCGGTCTGCTGCCCTGGGGGCCTGTTGTTGTGTATTACCGACCAGAGAGGGTCATGTGGCAGTTTAGATACACCCAGACCATTCCTGTTCCGCCCGTCGATTCATGGGTTTCGTTTGATGATATATACGACAGGTGGATGCACTATTCGGACCATATGGCTGCAAATATGTTAGGTCTCGACACAGGCGGTGCACAGATCAGTTGTAGTTTATTTACACATTTTATATTGAAATTCGATGTATATACTTTTATTGTACTTGAGCCCATTTCATtaataatgttagttttatttatttctttttttgttgttcaaaGACCTTGTTCAATCTTTACAAAGTTtaatgaacaaaaataataaatatggaaaatattatagtataaaattattataaattctaaaaaaatatgttttatataattttaattatgtaaaaaaaaattattctatattagaaaaaatctagataacttattttcaaatatgttttcaaattgaatttaatttatttccaaccataGAAAAACTGTGTTTTAGTCTCTATTTCTACTTACGGCTCTACTTTTACATTGAtgaatttattctttaaattttttaaaatatgatgaaATATTAGAAATGAAAGACTAAATCacatattttaaagtttaaaaatcaaattcattgaTAGAATaatataggaataaaaaaaatatactgaaAACATTTTTCCCCCAAAATCATATGtatgtataaatttatttttaaaatattaagtgaATGACCCTATAGCATGGTTAAACAAAATGAAAgggttaatattatattatatagaaGAAAAATGTATGAAAGTAGAAGAGTCATTTTGAATGCATTCAATAGTTGAAGCATTAtacattatattaaattaataattgactcatataatttatttattttcttgatttcCATATTTTGCATCAGAATTAAATAtactttgttaaatattttaaatcattaaattatttttaatttatgacaaaatacattttaattaaattttaattttatagtagtttctttaaaaaaaatgaactactCGAGTTTAAATAATTTGTCTAATTGCAatctttataattaattgttatttttcgtTTGTTgtagttgtttttttatatatttaaaataaatttgcaacaccgacaaaaaagtaaaagtattaaaaataaaatttaacagaGAACGACAAGTCGTCTTCCATttccagaaaaacaaaaaaagaacgaTTGTGCGATACATGAATTCAAACAgtacattaacttcaacatagtcGAACGAAATTAAATTTGCAGCAAATACTACAACTAACTCATGCTAATTTTGTGAAAAGGACAACTCGTCTTCCATTTGCATTACAGGTTTACTGaaaacagctaaaatttctattggtccaATCCTTTTCCAGTAGTTAAACTCAATTAACACCTTCATCACGTCATCGTTGGTTTTGAGTTCAATTATTTCGAATTTGATAACTTTTTTCTGAATACTCGTGGTGACTTGGTTTCCGAAAAAAAAATCGCCTTACCATTTGTGTTTCATGAATaccataagggggaatcccatgaggtgcaacttgcttgatcaaatccttcagttcatccatGGTACATCCAAAAGGAATGTCAaactttttaggattttttcttGGGAACGAGTcaccaacaaactcattttggcATGACATGTTCCACCTCCCATTGTAATATAGCAGGACATCATAAGTAGGAGTCATAGTGGCTtgaaataagtttaaaatatcATCTAGTGTTTTAGCAATGgtacataataactcaatcaaaccaacaaatgaaaattgatgattacacattaacattgtgttaacatcaacatcatttttcagttgcatacattcaaacaaaaattgattACTTGCATATGTGAAAGACTGtcggtagtaaatttcatccaaaaattgcttGTCGGTTAActtaagggtattgtgtattctggtttttaacgTTTGAAAATCACAACCGTTAGATACTCGAATGGGAACTGGAGTGGAAGCTTGAAAACAAACATCACTGTCGTTGTGAACaatggatccatttggaaaaataaaacctaatgtgGAGTTTACAATTGTCTGACTGCTCTTGTCTCTCCCAAGAATGTCATAGTTTTTTGTAAGAGTTGGGTTACGACTGAAACTTGTGGTTTTTTACAGTGTTAGGCGGTGTCAGATATATAGATGAGTTTTAATATCAGtgctgcattttttaaaaattaaaaatacacgtGCACATGCTTTCTGTATGTGTTGTCAACTACACTAGTGATGTGGCACGCTTTATCTTGCATCAGATTTGCATGTGTAGTCATGTTGTGCAAGGTCCTGTCACGCGTTTTATGTTAACTCATAcaacaatttatcatacatgcTTTTTTCACAATGTGTTGTCAACTCAGACAACTCCATATGTTGTtagtaataattttgttgtggaCGTAACAAATATACAAAGACACATAAATGTAATGTGAAAATCCAATTCAAAACGATCattcattataaattacatgttcaatCATCATTTATGTCAAGATAGTCTCTGTTGAACATCACGAAGCTCTTGTAatgttgcattctactaatatatggagttgaCCACTACTTTGCCCGAGGATGATAATtgctagaccataacaatgctaCAGGCGATAAAGGACAacgttcttttaaataaacctgttgtacatgcgAAAAAAGTGTTAACTCAATGCTACAAAACTCattgcataaatataaaaaaaaacacttcatatcTACAATAtacctcaacaaaatgattgtcatacacatgACCGATACAAATTATACGATGCAATGAAGAATTTGCCAGCgattgacttctaagaggaaagaatgtcatgctttgttgtttagACAAGGATATAACGATTACATTATatcttgatgcaatgacatgtcTCATGTCCGTTATATTCATCCACTAATCCGTGATCAcctaaatgaaacaaatatacacGCCAAACTTAATTGTAAAGTTAAGTATTAAAAAGCAAAAACATAAGTTACATACCTTGGTTAACCCATCAACATGTAGTGACatctttaattcctcaaatctctctgtgccaccaAAGAGTCGAGTATAGTCTTCTGAGAATTTCCCAAGTTCTTTAAGAAGATGGTAGCGGACCACCGACCAAGagtcttcacccatacctaataaattGGCAACTGAGCGATATCCATAGTTACCATCagctttgacatcaacaatctTATCAATGAAGTCGTGCATAAATGGCTGAAACTGATCCAACATGGgcatcatcgttcttcgattcGGTTGCTCAGAGGATGATGCAGTACGCCTCACTGATGAATTTCTATTTTGCATAGATTCAAAGGCAtctacatactcccagtaagatggaTCGCGCTTTGTTGACCTTGGGTTCCTGCTCATAGGTTTCTTCGGTGCCCTCTTTGTGTTAACTTTtgctggaggaggacacatcgaATTCTGATTAGGGTATGCAATTTCCCAAAGTTTAGTCTTCATAGTAAacttgccacaaacatcaagttcttcgAATCTTTTGGATATTGTTTCTATTTCTGCCTTGATGCTCACTTCGGGCTtagataacccttggtctgaaaaacttagtctcctccaaaacatatggattgaatccagtgggatgcaaccaccaacatatttggatagctcacaagcacaaggaagaccaaACATGGTTCTCACCACACAACCACAACTTGAAGGATTCTTGCCAGCATAGTCAACACGCTCTAATTCAGCAGCAATatgatttaaagcataccttgaaaccattccaagaagcctcctgtataaggttttttttaagACATGTCCAACGgcatgtgtacttgtttcaaatgatgttttaatctCCGTGTGCTGCAACGTAATCATGTTATTCATGGCATCCCACATACTGCATAAGTCTCAAAGACTATTTTGTAACAATCCTTTTAAAGACGagtgagcagattcaaccctacatttcaaatacacaaataacaataaacatatataataatacaatttcatcaattcatcaacGTTAATACAAATAGTTGAACAATTTCATATctgtttgttgttgtatttcctaaatgcatcaccttattagtccaagcggaaacaaatttttccttgtgtgatattatccatgtttccttgacatagtcaacaaacattggctaAGGTGAGCAAGCCATTTCGAACTTCTTCAAGCATTTATCAAACTGCTGTTCTGAAGGAcaatcaatcagacatccccaacaatccatgacataatcccaaatattttttttgcccaATTAGTAATTTACAtttggccttcacattcttgtttatgtgaaagttgcacaacaaatttgtacaaTCAGAGAATACAGtcttcactgcattcatcaatgcttgGTCTCTGTTAGTGACAATAACTCCAGGGAGGGCATCacgcttttaaaaaaaagcctCATAAGCGTTATAAAGCCCAGACCACATTATTAACGCGTTCACACTCCACATATGCAAAAccggcagagaatgtcatcccagtcggtgtcaccccaacaaaatcgagtagtgggagtctgtaccggtttgttttgtaggtgttgtctatcaaaaacaccaaattacatgcgttgactaacttcactgcatcagggtgacaccaaaagatatcacgaaccacgtcttcatcctttattctgtgccaatgaatatactgatcaTGTTCAAGAAGTttcatcagatgttgcatttcaataTCGGTTCCTCTTATGGGAGAACAAAATGCACTTCTTGCCTTGTATATCTGTTTAATAGTCGTACAACTattggcattgtgttccttcagagtgagcagaatgtttcttggattcaccatggacttcgtcatatcagcaataactgttttttcagctttagtcaattgccccgcatatggatgtccaactaatgagttggccaattcatgattatacactccacaaatcaacttcaccatccagccTTCTCCTCCAAGCACTAGCTTGTaaagaagcttgaagggacacccacattttctagtcccagtgtctcttctgataaatgtttttttcttacgCCTATACTCGTCACTcttttcacaaccaattaacacaaacgaagtccttcctctactacctATGTTTGTGTCTGACCTTATAATCACTGCCACAAATCCGTTTTCATGAGCAATGGATCGAGCCCACCGCAAAACATCCTCTCGGCTGTCAAACACCTACAAAGCAATCAACATAATTTAAGTTTAAGTTTTCTAccagtattcattttattaaatcactCACAAACATGAACATTAtaacctgagaagtattgaacgcaTCGAAACAATCAACATGTGATTCATTCGCACCACATGCTTCTTCATTTTGATAATCCATAT encodes the following:
- the LOC114371770 gene encoding uncharacterized protein LOC114371770, which encodes MVWTRGLGRALGTVSCRGLGKGDHDNSDDAPQRRRPTASAHRQRVPMTFADEVDIPVTETDVPVVEVDVPEDDADTIAQAAEDEPEGFPGGPGDPSMLTEYADHVAGSVWMGEERPELKLSSHRRKVHSLGRHVPAIERLVTGTGLSPLIMLVELLMVTAEATRAETGQYRGPTSQQLGGYITTLQCWIYEHFPSVMESTADPDYNEDSPRACRWIATKKTVKSIRTPTYRERLDRLQIPDVCWIPYGEHRSVRDFHMISCYSGLLPWGPVVVYYRPERVMWQFRYTQTIPVPPVDSWVSFDDIYDRFTENS